In Chroicocephalus ridibundus chromosome 2, bChrRid1.1, whole genome shotgun sequence, the DNA window CTGAACTCTTTCAGGAACCACTGGAAACAAAGCAAGCCCACAGAAGCTCCCACCACTACTTCGATAAAATTAGGAAGTCATGATTTAAAATATCCCATTCAGTCTCTAATAGCAGTAGGATTTTGAATTTTAGAACTGTATTACAGTCAGTCAATAACAACGGTCATTGACGGTATTCTTAattggcaattaaaaaaaaaatatgcaaaagaaacATATTCACAAAAGTTCAGTTatattttggaatttaaatatGACAAGTTATAATCAAATTTCCTGAAAATACCCTACATAGCACAAAATCCAGAAAAAGATTTCGTGCTGTGTACATTAATGCACtccatttgttattttaaacaattCAGTAAGATGCATGAAGCAAACATAAATTTTCAAAGTCTCTTTAACATAAACGCAGCGAAACACTCAGTATCTTCTTCATAGTAAGAAACAACTGAGAACATGTGGCTTAACTGAACTTTTTTTGCACGAAGTTCTACTATGTATCTTAGTTGGTCATTCTGCTCCATATatttaagtagaaagaaaaatccttttcccttttctaccAAGGGTTGCATCTTGTAATTTTTACTCCTAAATAATATATATCTCCCTTACAGCATTTCCAAAGCTACCCTACTTATCTGacctctttgttttccttcctgtacACCAATATCTCCTCATTTATGCATTTAAAGAGACGTACAAGGATCATCTATGCTCTCAGTCAGTCCATCCTCAAGCATAAGAGCCCTCAAATCTTTGtacttcccttttctctttagtGGAAACACTTTTCCACATCTACAAGACCCTTCGTAGTTCTTTTCCCTGTAAACAATGCTGGCTTTAAGTCCCTATTTGTTACTGTTAAGGAACTTCACACTTGAGTTGGTCTCGTAAAACCCTCTAATCTCTTCAAACTCCACACTTGCCTACAGCAGCTGACCTAGAAATAAGAGATGCACTGAGGGGGGTAGCTGTTCATTATGTTTTAAACACTTGCATACAGAGACAACGTCCCCATGCACAAGGACCTGAAAGCAAGAACAAAGTTACTGCAGTTTTTTGATATGCTGGATGTACAAGTACTCTTTGGAAACCGGGGACGTGACAAAAACTTGCAAGTACTCTGCCACGTTTAGTCCAAGGTAAACTTGGAAGTCTCTCTCCAGAGAAACGATCGTCTCTGTATGTAGTCTCTTTCCACAGAAACCATGCAGTAAGCAACtctgaaaaatgctttgtttgcaCTGTATCAGTATGGAGGGCTTACCCGTAACACATGTTTTAAAACCTTAATtgaaagcaatttaatttcttaCCATGGACTACAGTTCTACGAACACAAAAGATTCTGCCATGAGTATTACAAAAATAAGCTGTAAAACAAATACCTTTATAGAGGTACTAAAAGGTACAGGGGGACGTTCTACCATTTTTTGAGTTATTAATTTTCAATCAATTTAATTACAGCTCTTATATTTTGTATGTGTACACTTAAATCCTTAAATGACATTTAGCCAGTCGTCTTTACCACAAAAAAGTGAATCAATCATGACTAAACAAGTCCCAAGTATCAGCATGTCACACCAGTGAATCTTCCTGTTTCACTTCAGAGCAAAAATCACTAAGAGATATAAAGGAGTGACTTTTTAAACATTGACTTGAAAGGGAGAGATTAGGTTAACTCGGCTTTATGTTCAGTAGTAATACTCcagatttttgttctgttttgttttctaatggaTGAGAGAAAAAGTTGTTTCTTTGGGACTTTAATGTAGTTTGTGGAAATAAAAACTGGAGATTTTTCAATAAGTTTTGTTTTGCTAATTTCAACTAGATCACAGGAAGGCAATAAGACCTTTGTAGTAGTTCCAAATCAAGCACCACcgtttttaaaataatgaaatgcacagctattacaaaaaaaaccaaaaacacaacaaaaaaaaaaccaccaccaaactttttttttcccccctcagagtttaaaaagaaaacaagccagaAAACTACAATAGTATCAAAGCCAATTAACACTCTTCAGTCATATGAGGactgaaattaggaaaaaatttagtaattttcttaaaattttttttctttttttcattgtatgtCTGTAATTGCAAAACCAAAGGAGTACTACATTAATAACAGTACCTCAGTGTAATTCAATAGACAGAGAACATGGTAAATTATTAATTATGTCTTTTGCATATTAGCAATATGCAAATGCCCATAATACCTATTTCACCATATTCTAACACCTACCTTCATTTCATACTGACAGAAAGATTCAGTAAATCAAAGATAAAGTCGATATCCTCCTGCTCACATCTGCTCACCTTTGGTTTACTACATATAATACAGAGGATTTAGCGCAACTTTGGTTGTCTTGAATacattttgaaaagctgaaaCTGGGGCCAAACTAACCTtaccaacaacacaaaaaaaaatcacttctaatTTCTATAAAACCATACAAACgttcatcttttaaaattagTAATTTTCCTCAGACTGTTCATGACCACTTCCGACAGTCTAGTAATATATGATGTGCAAAGGACCACTTTCAGATTAGAATAAAGGAAATTTTCCACTGTGTTAACagcctgggaaagaagaaaaggagaaggtacAGTGGGATAGTGTTCCTGCACTTACAAAGCtacaaataattcatttttcttcattgttactGTATACATCCATGCTTCAGGCCATTCCCCAACTATTAAATCCAGCTGGACTCAGTGAGATCTTCGGACTGTCTTTCCTATCTTAAAAACAATCCCAACACACAAATAAGCAAATACGCTCCCCATATAGAGCCTCACCCTCCAGATGTTCTCATATATGCATAACTCGACTAAATGTAGCTCCACTGAAGCCGAAAGAATTACCAATTGTAACAAAACTAACCAGAATTGCAAGAGTATGTAGCATGAGTATCTTTGGACAGGTGAACAAGAAATAAGAGAGGGCACCTCTGTGTCCTGAAAAGTAGCACAGAATAGCAGCCTACGGGCCTCGCACATGTATTTCATTACAAGATTACAAAGTATGATCAGATATAATGAAAATCAGTGTACTAACAAAAGATGTCTGGTTTTTATAATCCTTCTCCACACTAATACCACATTATCGGTGATCTACAGAGCCTCTGTATTAAtccaaagaaggaaaaccaaataGGAGTTGTAAAACCACTCGGGTACCATAAACACATTTGTAATGTGGAACTAGTATCTACTAAAAGGTActtacaggtatttttttttgttttactttaactACTATACCAAATAACAATAGTGCAGCAATAAATATATCTGTACATCACAAGTTGATAACTTTATATGGAACAAGGAAGCACTGTTTTAAAGCTCTAAGTTCTCTACTTGAATACTTCACTTTATAACTTGATACAGAGGCCGAATGCAGTACTTACAAAATAGAAAACACGCTTCTAAATTCAGTCAGTAACAGGGATTTTCTGAACTGCAACTGCtaccatttttttattaaaaggaaaatcctaCTCTGTCCTTTTTCTAGGAAGCAGGGATAGAAAATAccatcatttaaaaacaaacaaacaaaaaaaaaggatattactACTGTCTAGAATATCCTGTAAATACAGAGGAGGCTGACTTGACTGTGAACATTATTCTCTAAGCTCCTGCCAAGAAAGGCTCTAGTAAGTGCTACCGTtgattattattttctgattgtTATGAGTCGTACACAGCAGCTAAATATGAAGCAGCTTTTTTTTGATTTCTTACGAGATTCAGTCTATGAAGCACGTAACTACACAGTACACCACCATAATACACAAAGTTATTTCAAAAGTCTCTAAAACAGCTAATATTTATTGTTAGTGAAAAATCCAGAACACTATTTCACGTTACCAAATGTTGCAGTATGTCTAAAGTCAGTCATACTTCTAAGtcagtcagttaaaaaaaaaaaagtttatataatCTTTGTGGTTATAAGAAAAACTACCGtacctgtaaaaataaaaaaattgatagGTGTTACAATGCTTAAATGATTGCTTCCAATGAAACTTGAACTTTGGTTTCACTGCAGTCTTCCAAACATGGTACAATGCACATTCAGTGTAACAATCTCATCACCTGAGTGATAATGGCTAAATTTTCATgagaaattatttattacttAAATAAAGGTTAATGAAAGATAACTCACCACCATCCCTCTCTCTAACTCTGTGTGTATGCACACTTTTTGCTTTACTGTGCCCTGTGTTGTCACCGTATTTGTTTTCAGGGCTATCAGAGCGCCGCAACATTTTATTTGGTGGTGAAGGATCTGTGGTGTCTCGCATCTTGTCATGACGGTGATCACCGCCACCGGGGTGACTCTTGGATGAGTACTTAAGAGCCTGTAACAAATCACAAGAGAATAGGCATTTACATTAGATGTGAAGTTACAGAACTGATGTTACAACGTTATTTCGAAGTTTTAGATCTCTttccaaaacactttttaaagttaattaattttcatttcccatttaaaCAATCAGCATTAGTCCTTCTGATTTTAATTACCTACGTTAAAGCAACAAGTTCTGTAATTAGAACTCAAATCATTTTCTCCCACTATTACATCCAACATAACACctaatttctctgtcttttcactGATGGACTACATACTTTCAGCAGTAAATAGGCCACAGTACTCCCCCACTTTTGGGAGAAGTACAAGTCTCCACTTGGTATTAAGAATATAAACAGAAAGTTACAATGGATCAGTATAAACTTTGAGTACATCCTCCATACTGTATTCAAGGCTGCTCAGTTTCACCACTACCTTGAACTTCTGTAAGGTTTTTTCAGTCCTAGCAACCCTGTAGCAGATGTAATAAAAACCCCTAGAATTCTGAGAAGCCAAAACATGTAATGTGATgattaattttgaagtatttacCAAAAATTACATGTTCTGCCTCACTTTGACTTGCTTGATTTTGCAGTGTGAGCTTCTAAGTGGCCAGTGTTTACATTTACATGAACTGTCACTGACAACTGCCTTGGACTGTCAGATTACACTTCACAGTGATACAAATACtcagaaatgtaataaaacagTTCAATTCCGTGCCCTAAGGAGAGCAATATCTCAATATACGGCATTCCCCAGATTCGCACTCTgagaactggtttttttttcagtagatacAGCAGAGGAATACAGTATCTACCTTACAGAAATTGAGATTATTGTCAGCAACTTAGGGATCTCATGTTTTCTGAAGATGCCTAGCAGCTGGCAACTGCAGAAATTAAGCCTTACTGGCAACCCCAGTTATTCAGGGTCTAAAACCATGCCCTGCTCAGGTTACAGTCCATAGCAGCAGttttggggagaagaaaggacttggggaggggggtggggggaagaacaagatgccttttgtttttaaaaggaaaacactcaCCTCCCCCTGGATCTCCACTCCACTGCAAGTGACCCCGGCTCTCTCTCCCGCCCCTCGCACCGTATCCTCCTCGACTCCTAGGCCCAAGCCCTACACGGGTCGCACTAGGCCTCTCCtcctcgccccggccccgcaggccTCAGAACAGCGCCGGAACCCCGCTCCCTCCGCCCGaggccgccaccgccccccgctccgctccctcgGGCCCGACACGGCGCCGAGGGACGGGACCGGGCCGTCTGTTGCACCGCGGCCTGCGGCGGCGGCCGAAGCCTCCGCTGGAGtagctccccccccctcccctcccctgctcctcctcctgggcCTAGCGGCCGGCGCTTGAGGTACCTGGTAGGGCTGCGAGTCCCCCCTGCGGTCGTGACAGCTGAAGAGAAAgcgagagaaagagagagacgtTAGCGAACAACCGTTACCGGCCGCCGGGGAAGGGGGCCCAAACatggcggaggggaggggggagacccCGCGGGGCCAggggccagaggaggaggaggaagggatttACCCATCACTGAGTCTCTGCTGTTTCCTCGCATACATTACCATCAATGCCCGgcctgtgtgtgtgagtgtgagggGACCAGGAGGGGACGGCCGCGGCCGGGCCACAGGCGccgaggggggaggagggggaggcagcgCTCCGCCTCGCCGCCGACCGGGGgtagggaggggggaagggagggagggggcggctcGGGCGGCTCGGCTGGGAGCGGCGCTCACGGGCCCATCTCCTCCGCGCACAGCGAGAGGGGAGACGCCACCAACTCGGCCCCGCGCACGCTGAGACACTCCGGGAGCGCCgactccgccgccgccgccgccgctaccgccgcggccgcctcctccccccgctgcgcccgccgccaccgccgccgctccTCCAACTACATCCGGGAAACTCGGGCGACGCCGCGCTCGGTTAACGTCGGCTGTTTTCGGCTCTTTCCGACACGCtccgtcccctctgtcccctttgCTCTCGGGCGACTCTGCCTTCGGGAAACATCGGCTGCCTCCGCCGAGCCCAACGCCCTTCAGTCGCTCTCTTCGGCAAACATCGGCTCCTTCCGTAactcccctcgctccccccccctcctccccctcccatcGGCCGGCCCGCCTCGCCCTCCACTCCCGAGCGCTACCTGTCTTCGGAAAACATCGGTTATTTCCGTAGAGATGTTGTCACGCTCCGCGCCGCGTTCGGAAACGCTCGGGTATTTCCGCCGCCCCTCAGTCAGGCGGCTCCGAGGCACTGCCGGCCGGAGCAGCCGTTGGCGAGGCGCGCCCGGCTGATTGGACGAGGGCAGCCCTTGCCGGGCTGGGCCGTGAGGCAGCGGGGCTGCGGTGGGTCTTTCTCGCTGGGAGCCGACAGGGCGGGAACGCCAGGCAGGTGGGGGCAATAGGGGGAATTGCGAGAgaagcggcggggcgggggtAAGCGGCGCCCGGCCGCCAGATAGGAAAGGGAAGGTCTCCTCTTACCtaccccctcctccccttccgCCCAGGGACTTGATGTATAGGCAGGAGCCATTTTGTATGCGGCTCATCGTTTGCGAGGAAGCGCTCGGCGGTGAAGAGGTTGTTAAAATGTCCctggggaggcggcggccgcgcgGGTCGGGCCTGGTCCGGCCCCTGCGGCGGCGCCGGTTTGTTCTCGGCCTGCAgtggcagggctctgctgccggTCCCTGAGGAAATGCCGCCAGGCCACCGCGGCCCTCCCTGGCCGCTGAGGGAGCGAGGTGCTGGTGGTAGAACGGCCCGGGCGCGGTGAAACGGCCgctggggtggggagcgggggtgCGAGGGGCGCTAACGGCCGCCTGACGGGCTGTAGCGCTCACCTccggccggcgagcggctcgCCCGCACCTCGGTAAAATTGTCATCCCAGAGCCCGTGAGGCGGCAACAGCGCCGGGTGGGTTTGTTTCAGGTGGCCCCGGGCTCTCTGAAGTGGGTGCCTGGCCGCTCAGTTTGCGAGGAGGATCCGCTTCATGAGAGGCCGAGGGGATGCCGccgctgctggtggtggtgactGCTGAGCCGTCTCTCCTGGAAAGGGTCGTTCTGGTTATTTCTGACCATACCCTCGAAGTCTGAGGTACAAAGCATCGTATCGTTCAGAATGTTATTAagatattataaaatataatagaaGCTTTTTTGGTACTGTAGTTGAGCATTGCTATGAGGGTATCGTAGGAGAGATCTTTTTTTGGTAAAGGTGAGTATAGGTGACAgattttctccctcccttttcctaaAAAGGGAAGAGATGTGGCACAACTCAGAACTAGCATGATAACCTTAAACAGACCACGTTTGCCCGTGGCTCAATCCGTGATAGGATACCATTATTCATGATAACTCTCTtacagaagttttctttcttttttttgttgtcttcttttttttttttagagtgcaGAAGGCTGTTGCTGAGAGGGGACTTCAGGGAGCAGTGGCAGAGCTCAGGGAGGGGAGTGGAGGATGACTCAGCAGGGAGCTGTTCTTCAGGGTTACAATAATGAGCTAGTGAAATGCATTGAAGACTTGTGTAtgcaaaaagaagagctgaacAAACAAATCcagcaagcagaagaggaaaaaaataagctccAGCATGAAATCCAAGTCCTGAGTGAACAACTGGAGTGTGTATGTGAAAACCTGGCCCAAAAGGTAGCTTCACGGAATGAGCTTGATAAAATTCTTGCTGAAACTGAAGCTGCTTACATGAAGATATTGGATAGTTCTAGAACTTTGCTTAATGTCCTGAAGAAGGAAGTGGGAAGCTTAAAGCATATGCCAGAACTGAAAACCAATGTAACGTGAAACGGTCAAATGTTTGGACTCCACAGTGCTAAAATTCCACTAGGTGAGAAGTGTGGTTAGCCACAGAACCTTGCAATGACAGTATAAACAGAGAGAGATTTTCTTCCAACCTTTCTGTATGTTTTActactatttttaaatgcactaGAAAGTAGATGAAATAAAGttgctgttttgctgtttaaaaaaaatctaattacttAAACACTACAAAACTATATTGCAGGTAGGTAGTTGAGGCAGATCTGAGGCGCTTAATTTTGACATGCTGATGCTTCCAGGCTATTCTgaaggtctgaaaaaaaataaatcatgttttattGGTTGGCTTCGGAGGCTACCAGTGAATTCCTGTTTGATTGAAAACTAGCAGATGCAATCGCTCAGATACTACTTCTTTTCACTTTACAAATGCTTAGGCTTTACTGTTAGGGGCCAAATAGAAACCAGCTATTGACTTTCCTCTAGGAATTTGGAGTTCTGTTTGATGCATGCACAAAGAGAGCCCCTGTTTACAATCATCTCTTACTTGTCTGGAATAACAGAGGTATAAGTTGAGC includes these proteins:
- the LOC134511110 gene encoding microtubule nucleation factor SSNA1-like; this translates as MTQQGAVLQGYNNELVKCIEDLCMQKEELNKQIQQAEEEKNKLQHEIQVLSEQLECVCENLAQKVASRNELDKILAETEAAYMKILDSSRTLLNVLKKEVGSLKHMPELKTNVT